The Chryseolinea soli genome contains a region encoding:
- a CDS encoding alpha/beta hydrolase encodes MKQYILLAFCLIAFHYSNGQAVTGKVKSFFINAKSLQNTGGENPNRKVSVYLPPNYEGSSERYPVIYYLHGFMGKDSIFSTMKEILDEGIRSKKIRPFILVQPDQYTLFEGSFYSNSSLTGNWDEFTSKELVAYVDKNFRTMARRESRGIAGHSMGGYGAFKIAMLHPDVFSSVYAMSPGLLAMVKEFGPNSTSYRDVQAVKTHDELKKTYYPKVLVAVGRAWSPNPNKPPFYCDFPFTYEGDKMIINQPVFEKWEANMPVYMIEKYADNLRKLTAIKMDWGRNDAPRFPVQIGMLSQRLENLGITHYAEEYIGDHTNKIWARDGRVLNDLLPFFNDYLDFD; translated from the coding sequence ATGAAGCAGTACATCCTCCTGGCGTTTTGCCTTATCGCATTTCATTATTCGAATGGCCAGGCCGTCACCGGAAAGGTCAAAAGCTTTTTCATAAACGCGAAGTCCTTACAAAACACAGGCGGTGAAAATCCAAATCGGAAGGTGTCCGTTTATCTTCCACCCAACTATGAGGGGAGCAGCGAGCGCTACCCGGTCATTTACTACTTGCACGGCTTCATGGGCAAGGACAGCATTTTCTCCACCATGAAAGAGATCCTGGACGAAGGCATCCGCAGCAAAAAGATCCGCCCGTTCATCCTGGTTCAACCCGATCAATACACGCTTTTCGAAGGCAGCTTCTACAGCAACTCCTCCCTGACCGGCAACTGGGACGAATTCACATCGAAAGAGTTGGTGGCCTATGTCGACAAGAATTTCAGAACGATGGCCCGGCGCGAAAGCCGCGGCATTGCCGGACATTCCATGGGCGGCTACGGCGCGTTTAAGATCGCTATGTTGCATCCCGACGTCTTCAGCAGCGTCTATGCGATGAGCCCGGGACTCCTCGCCATGGTAAAAGAATTTGGCCCGAATAGCACTTCTTATCGTGACGTCCAGGCCGTCAAGACCCATGACGAGTTAAAGAAGACCTATTATCCAAAAGTGCTGGTAGCCGTGGGAAGAGCATGGTCGCCCAATCCCAACAAACCACCCTTCTACTGCGACTTCCCCTTCACCTACGAGGGCGACAAAATGATCATCAACCAACCCGTCTTCGAAAAATGGGAAGCCAACATGCCCGTCTACATGATCGAGAAATACGCCGACAACCTGCGCAAACTCACCGCCATCAAAATGGACTGGGGCAGAAATGACGCACCGAGGTTTCCGGTTCAAATTGGAATGTTAAGCCAGCGATTGGAGAACCTGGGGATTACCCACTATGCCGAAGAATACATCGGGGACCACACCAACAAGATCTGGGCGCGCGACGGAAGAGTGCTAAACGATCTGTTGCCATTCTTCAACGATTACCTGGATTTTGATTGA
- a CDS encoding RNA polymerase sigma-70 factor produces MKTVHHGDEELLKRLHLGDSEAFEEIFSRFWERLYHVARARINSEEEAEEIVQDIFASLWKNHRTVLIADLPSYLFAAVRRGVISKIRTRLVHQKYQEYYLKFFPCYSRTTEEALDFEELSLVIENALQQLPEKSQQVFRLNRLLGRSIAEIAETLKMPRRTIEHHLTLSIRELRLRLKDYMPLLVMSLLLQ; encoded by the coding sequence ATGAAAACTGTCCACCACGGTGATGAAGAACTCCTGAAACGATTGCACCTGGGCGATAGTGAGGCTTTTGAAGAAATTTTCTCACGCTTCTGGGAGCGCCTTTATCACGTCGCGCGGGCCCGGATAAATTCAGAAGAAGAGGCCGAAGAAATTGTTCAGGACATTTTTGCAAGCCTTTGGAAGAATCATCGAACGGTGTTGATCGCGGATTTGCCCAGCTATCTTTTTGCTGCCGTCCGCCGGGGTGTGATCAGCAAGATCCGCACCCGGCTGGTTCATCAGAAATACCAGGAATACTATCTGAAATTCTTTCCGTGCTATTCCAGGACCACCGAAGAAGCCCTTGATTTTGAGGAACTGAGTCTTGTCATTGAAAATGCCCTCCAGCAGTTGCCGGAGAAGTCACAACAGGTATTCCGGCTTAATCGCCTCCTCGGCCGCTCCATTGCCGAGATCGCCGAAACTTTGAAAATGCCCCGCAGAACCATCGAGCATCATCTTACCCTTTCCATCCGGGAACTTCGCCTGCGTTTAAAGGACTATATGCCGCTTCTCGTCATGAGCCTGCTCCTGCAGTAG
- a CDS encoding FecR family protein: MSPQEIDKILQRYLNYESTPEEQQLVERWFDAIGEEKTELEPATREAIQKRLWSSLNVEKSKRQGYTKYVRVAASIVLLAVSTFYLYRYFTPNLPHEQTMADANAPVVVTSGDLEKRVELSDGSVVTLKPRSELRFPSVFGTQREVNLSGEALFEVARNVQRPFLVHANEVTTRVLGTSFLIKAYALEQDITVTVKTGKVSVYTEHASNKTDQRQEIILTPNQQIVYHRNEDQTVKMLVSDPQVITPQSSQRTSYTNVPVPEIFHALEERYGIPIQFDPKVLSGCTITYADLTEEGLYEQIEIICNALGARYEKSASSIVIEAEGCK, from the coding sequence ATGTCGCCTCAGGAAATTGACAAGATCCTACAACGTTATCTGAACTATGAATCCACGCCAGAGGAGCAGCAACTGGTGGAGCGCTGGTTCGATGCCATAGGAGAAGAAAAAACAGAGCTTGAACCCGCCACCCGGGAGGCCATCCAAAAAAGACTCTGGTCGTCCCTCAATGTTGAGAAGTCAAAGCGGCAAGGTTATACTAAATATGTCCGCGTGGCGGCTTCGATCGTCTTGTTAGCCGTTAGTACATTTTACCTCTACCGATATTTCACCCCTAACCTTCCTCACGAGCAAACGATGGCGGATGCCAACGCACCTGTCGTCGTCACCTCTGGCGACCTCGAGAAACGAGTGGAACTAAGCGATGGCAGCGTGGTGACATTAAAGCCGCGCAGTGAGCTCCGTTTCCCATCTGTGTTTGGGACCCAGCGGGAGGTGAATCTCTCCGGGGAGGCCCTCTTTGAAGTGGCGCGGAATGTGCAACGTCCTTTTTTAGTGCACGCCAATGAAGTGACCACCCGAGTGCTGGGCACGAGCTTCCTCATCAAAGCCTACGCGCTGGAACAAGACATCACCGTGACGGTGAAGACCGGGAAGGTTTCCGTCTACACGGAACATGCCAGCAACAAAACCGACCAGCGGCAGGAGATCATCCTCACGCCAAATCAACAGATCGTTTATCATAGGAATGAAGATCAGACCGTAAAAATGCTGGTGAGCGATCCCCAGGTGATCACACCGCAATCTTCACAGCGAACGAGCTACACCAACGTACCCGTGCCGGAGATCTTTCACGCGCTGGAGGAACGGTATGGCATTCCCATTCAATTTGATCCGAAGGTGTTGTCAGGTTGCACGATCACCTATGCCGATCTGACGGAAGAAGGATTGTATGAACAAATCGAGATCATCTGTAACGCGCTTGGCGCGCGATATGAAAAGTCAGCGTCTTCCATTGTCATTGAGGCGGAAGGCTGTAAATGA
- a CDS encoding SusC/RagA family TonB-linked outer membrane protein: MNKPKPIQHGLLFLMKVTMFSILISSFSLAMATAHTSAGQETLERKVTIDVKNSEFQDVLVYLAKQARVKFVYSPQIVKKEKKVTLALNEVSLADALSALLGGSYRYRVIGKQIVLVPHPPASAEEEDATKKFAYAFKVSGVVTDGVGAVLPGVNVMIKGTTVGTTTDSKGAYNIDAISGDATLVFSFIGFATREVPVNNQSTLDVILSEDTQSLNEVVVTALGLTRDKAALPYAVTEVPGENLTKARENNLGSALSGRIAGVNATSTATGPGGSSRVIIRGNGSLGGNNQPLYVVNGIPINNTTYSTVSTYGGTDKGDGLNSINPDDIASISVLKGGTAAALYGSRAANGVIIITTKSGKAQEGIGVDFSSTYTMESPLKATDWQYAYGSGSRGLKPTSQADAIANGRMSWGAPMDGTSVIQPDGVSRPYSPQKNNIKNFYDVGSTFSNTLALSGGTEAASFRFSAANMDNKGIIPNSTLNRKTFNLSVNSTLAKKVVLQANVQYSIELNKNRTSISDFTSNPNASVGVMATSLDVRTLAPGYDADGYETPWNDYVFVTNPYFAVTKVKNQDQRHRLISSFSTRYNITDWLYVRGRLGIDYYNIDGYSVNPTGLLWNPKGDYETTQNQASETNAEVLMGFDKTFGKFSVTALAGGNKMHNEVSSGGLESGQLIVPFKYFIGNGSNQVFKTPVFKESAINSIFASVDIGFNHYLYLSLTGRKDWFSTLSMANNSKFYPSAGLSFVFSDAWTTKPGWLSLGKVRASLAQVGGGAPDPYGLGLSYTAQSVNHLGQPLMAITGTTIPNKDLKPYTSTTAEAGIETRMFNNRVGVDLTFYRRTTTNDIVNASVATSSSYESVLLNVGEMRNQGIELLLTGTPVTLSNGFTWDVSFNMAYNNNKVIKIADGLTSLAIPGAIPRTENAYIYHYEGQSFGMIAGNKMMRDAQGNIVYNNANGIPLQSDITPLGRGVPPLTMGLNNSVSYKNFNLSFLFDGKFGSKIYSSANAYGAYFGLSKVTADNHIRENGVAVHGVDQNGAEYDAVVPAQEYYQGIAYSITDQFVYDASFIKLRQLTFGYSVPRPLLAKTPFQALSLSFVARNLLLIYSNVPNIDPESNYSNGNGQGLENFGIPTTRSYGFNLSVRF; this comes from the coding sequence ATGAATAAACCTAAACCTATTCAACATGGATTGCTTTTTCTTATGAAAGTAACAATGTTCTCCATATTGATCTCATCCTTTTCCCTCGCTATGGCCACGGCCCATACCAGCGCAGGTCAGGAGACGCTGGAGCGCAAAGTGACGATTGATGTGAAGAACTCCGAGTTTCAAGACGTGCTCGTATACCTGGCGAAACAGGCAAGAGTCAAATTTGTCTACAGTCCCCAGATCGTTAAGAAAGAGAAAAAGGTCACGCTGGCTCTCAACGAAGTGTCGCTGGCCGACGCGCTGTCGGCCTTGTTGGGCGGCAGCTATCGCTATCGCGTGATCGGCAAACAGATTGTTTTAGTTCCGCATCCGCCCGCCAGTGCTGAAGAAGAGGATGCTACGAAAAAATTTGCTTATGCCTTCAAGGTCTCCGGTGTGGTCACGGATGGTGTCGGCGCAGTGTTGCCCGGCGTAAACGTCATGATCAAGGGAACCACGGTGGGAACAACGACCGATTCGAAAGGCGCTTACAACATTGACGCCATCAGCGGCGATGCGACCCTGGTCTTTTCTTTTATTGGATTTGCTACCCGGGAAGTACCCGTCAACAATCAAAGTACACTCGATGTCATCCTGAGCGAAGATACCCAATCATTGAATGAAGTTGTGGTCACCGCCTTGGGTCTCACGCGCGACAAGGCAGCGCTGCCTTATGCCGTTACGGAAGTGCCCGGCGAGAACCTGACGAAAGCCAGGGAAAACAACCTCGGTAGCGCACTGTCGGGTCGTATTGCCGGTGTGAATGCGACGAGCACGGCTACAGGCCCCGGCGGTTCAAGCCGTGTCATCATCCGCGGCAATGGTTCGCTTGGGGGAAACAACCAGCCGCTCTATGTGGTCAATGGCATTCCCATTAACAACACTACTTACAGCACCGTCAGCACCTATGGCGGAACCGACAAAGGCGATGGACTGAACAGCATCAACCCCGACGACATCGCATCGATCTCGGTGTTGAAAGGAGGAACGGCCGCAGCCCTGTATGGTTCGCGCGCAGCAAACGGTGTGATCATCATCACCACCAAGTCGGGCAAAGCACAGGAAGGTATCGGCGTTGACTTCAGCTCTACCTACACGATGGAGAGTCCGCTCAAAGCCACCGACTGGCAGTATGCCTATGGCTCGGGCTCGCGTGGACTAAAGCCCACATCGCAAGCCGACGCCATTGCCAATGGAAGAATGTCGTGGGGTGCACCGATGGACGGCACCTCGGTGATCCAGCCCGATGGTGTTTCGCGTCCCTATTCACCTCAAAAAAATAACATCAAGAATTTCTATGATGTGGGAAGCACCTTCTCCAACACGCTTGCGCTGAGCGGAGGAACAGAAGCCGCCAGCTTCAGGTTCTCGGCAGCCAACATGGACAACAAGGGGATCATCCCGAATTCCACCCTCAACCGAAAAACATTCAACCTGAGCGTCAACTCCACGCTTGCCAAGAAGGTTGTGCTTCAAGCCAATGTGCAGTACAGCATCGAGCTCAACAAAAACCGCACGTCGATTTCCGATTTCACCAGCAACCCGAATGCCTCTGTTGGGGTGATGGCCACGAGCCTGGATGTGCGCACGTTGGCCCCGGGCTATGATGCCGATGGCTATGAGACGCCGTGGAACGATTATGTGTTCGTGACCAATCCGTATTTCGCCGTCACCAAAGTAAAAAATCAAGACCAACGTCACCGGCTGATCTCGTCCTTTAGCACGCGCTATAATATCACCGACTGGTTGTATGTGCGCGGCCGGTTGGGAATTGATTACTACAACATCGACGGCTATAGCGTCAACCCAACGGGCTTGCTCTGGAACCCGAAAGGCGATTATGAAACCACGCAGAACCAGGCATCCGAAACCAATGCCGAAGTGTTGATGGGCTTCGACAAAACCTTTGGCAAGTTCTCGGTCACAGCGCTGGCCGGCGGAAATAAAATGCACAACGAGGTATCGTCCGGTGGACTGGAGAGTGGCCAGCTGATCGTTCCGTTCAAATATTTCATCGGCAACGGAAGCAACCAGGTGTTCAAAACACCCGTGTTCAAAGAGTCGGCGATCAACTCCATCTTCGCGTCCGTCGACATCGGGTTCAACCATTACCTCTACCTCAGTCTCACCGGCCGCAAAGATTGGTTCTCTACTTTGTCGATGGCCAACAACAGCAAGTTCTATCCTTCGGCCGGACTTAGCTTTGTGTTCTCCGACGCCTGGACCACCAAGCCCGGCTGGTTGTCGTTGGGAAAAGTACGTGCATCGCTCGCGCAAGTGGGTGGCGGCGCGCCCGATCCCTATGGACTGGGGTTGAGCTATACGGCGCAATCGGTGAACCACCTCGGTCAGCCGTTGATGGCCATCACCGGGACCACGATCCCGAACAAAGACCTCAAGCCTTACACCTCCACCACGGCGGAAGCGGGTATCGAGACGCGGATGTTCAATAACCGCGTAGGCGTAGACCTCACCTTCTACAGAAGAACAACGACCAACGATATCGTGAATGCTTCGGTGGCTACCTCATCCAGTTATGAGAGCGTGTTACTCAACGTGGGCGAAATGCGCAACCAGGGAATTGAATTGTTGCTGACCGGCACACCCGTGACGCTTTCCAACGGGTTCACCTGGGATGTGAGCTTTAACATGGCCTACAACAACAACAAGGTCATCAAGATCGCCGACGGTCTCACCAGCCTGGCCATTCCCGGAGCGATTCCCCGCACAGAGAATGCCTATATCTACCACTACGAAGGACAGTCGTTCGGCATGATCGCCGGCAACAAAATGATGCGCGATGCCCAGGGCAACATTGTTTATAACAATGCCAACGGCATTCCCCTGCAAAGTGACATCACACCCCTCGGCCGCGGCGTGCCGCCCCTCACCATGGGGTTGAACAACAGCGTGAGCTATAAGAATTTCAATCTGAGTTTCCTCTTCGACGGCAAGTTTGGTTCGAAGATCTATTCTTCAGCGAATGCCTACGGTGCATACTTTGGTTTATCAAAGGTCACGGCAGATAATCACATCCGTGAAAACGGAGTTGCTGTACATGGTGTAGATCAGAACGGAGCGGAATATGATGCCGTCGTTCCTGCACAGGAATATTACCAGGGCATTGCTTACTCGATCACGGATCAGTTTGTCTATGATGCCAGCTTTATCAAGCTGCGTCAGCTCACATTCGGTTACTCCGTGCCCCGTCCGTTGCTCGCGAAGACACCTTTCCAGGCGCTGAGCTTATCGTTTGTGGCGCGGAATCTCCTGTTGATCTACAGCAATGTGCCGAACATCGATCCGGAGTCCAACTACAGCAACGGCAACGGACAAGGCCTCGAAAACTTCGGGATACCGACCACCCGGAGCTATGGTTTCAATCTATCGGTAAGATTCTAG
- a CDS encoding SusD/RagB family nutrient-binding outer membrane lipoprotein, giving the protein MKTIKQKLTRLILQGSLIMILLASACDSGFEEMNQNPNAFTEPVIGSLFSYNLIRTAGSSDDNTLYPNDKLAGAMMQIFASLNPYQWTGDKYLKKAGYTDGLFNAVFGVELKENVQILTLTKDDPEMVNYYNIARIWHVYIMHRATDMYGDVPYFEAGQGYTEGNYKPKFDKQEDIYADMLKELDEAAKNLNPSKPSFGSADYLYSGDVGKWKTFAYSMMLRLGLRLTKVDLALSETWVKKAIAGGVMQSNADIARLNHSSGGELNYYWDGRELQGGEGVPPSEEGRGYGKMAQTFVSHLKNTADPRLPFYITLWPGNADPSLLPTSTNPADQKGLPSGYDASSIKSIIPDWTDDSYAEYSEINLHTVAHDATPSIFLSYNEVKLYLAEAALRGWDSGDPKTYYEEAVNASMKMGPLYPGSFSIPQAAIDQYLADNPYTGGTFEAQMEQIHTQFWVSQFMNNMEIFANWRRTGYPKLTPTNYPGNETGGTIPRRIPYPQSEASINTENYKAAIDSQGPDLWTTRIWWDKE; this is encoded by the coding sequence ATGAAGACTATAAAACAGAAATTAACCCGACTGATCCTCCAAGGCAGCTTGATCATGATCTTACTGGCCTCCGCTTGCGACAGCGGCTTTGAAGAAATGAACCAGAATCCCAACGCGTTTACGGAGCCTGTGATCGGCAGCTTGTTTTCTTACAACCTCATCCGCACCGCCGGTTCCAGCGACGACAACACGTTATACCCGAACGACAAACTCGCAGGAGCCATGATGCAGATCTTTGCTTCGCTGAATCCGTACCAATGGACCGGCGACAAGTACCTGAAAAAAGCAGGCTATACCGACGGCCTTTTCAACGCGGTGTTCGGCGTCGAGCTGAAGGAGAACGTACAGATCCTGACGCTCACGAAAGACGATCCGGAAATGGTGAACTACTACAACATCGCTCGCATCTGGCATGTCTACATCATGCACCGGGCAACCGACATGTATGGCGACGTTCCGTATTTTGAAGCGGGCCAAGGCTACACCGAAGGCAACTACAAGCCAAAGTTCGACAAACAGGAAGACATCTATGCCGACATGTTGAAGGAACTCGACGAAGCGGCGAAGAACCTTAATCCTTCGAAGCCATCTTTCGGATCGGCCGACTATCTCTACAGCGGCGACGTGGGCAAATGGAAGACCTTCGCCTATTCCATGATGCTGCGCCTCGGCCTTCGTCTCACCAAAGTTGATCTTGCCTTGTCCGAAACCTGGGTGAAGAAAGCGATCGCCGGCGGCGTCATGCAAAGCAACGCCGACATTGCCCGGTTGAATCACTCCAGCGGCGGCGAACTGAACTACTATTGGGATGGGCGCGAGCTCCAGGGCGGCGAAGGCGTGCCTCCTTCGGAAGAAGGCCGGGGCTATGGCAAGATGGCGCAAACTTTTGTGTCGCACTTGAAAAATACAGCAGACCCCAGGCTTCCGTTCTACATCACCCTCTGGCCCGGCAATGCTGATCCTTCCCTGCTTCCGACCAGCACCAATCCTGCAGATCAAAAAGGACTGCCCTCCGGCTACGACGCCTCGTCCATTAAATCCATCATCCCCGACTGGACAGACGACTCTTATGCCGAATACTCCGAGATCAATTTGCATACGGTAGCCCACGACGCCACGCCAAGCATTTTCCTCAGCTACAACGAAGTGAAACTATACCTGGCCGAAGCCGCACTCCGCGGCTGGGACAGCGGCGATCCCAAGACGTACTATGAAGAAGCCGTTAACGCGTCGATGAAGATGGGACCGCTTTATCCCGGATCGTTTAGTATTCCACAGGCCGCCATCGATCAATACCTCGCCGACAACCCGTACACCGGCGGCACTTTCGAAGCGCAAATGGAACAGATCCACACGCAATTCTGGGTATCCCAATTCATGAACAACATGGAGATCTTTGCCAACTGGAGACGCACGGGCTATCCCAAGCTGACCCCGACAAATTATCCAGGCAACGAAACCGGCGGAACCATCCCGCGCCGCATCCCCTACCCTCAATCGGAAGCCAGCATCAACACAGAAAACTACAAAGCCGCCATCGACTCTCAAGGCCCGGATCTATGGACCACCCGGATCTGGTGGGATAAGGAATAG
- a CDS encoding cupin domain-containing protein — MNHIQQPRRKFLRVGVVGFCTAFFAQLPKLSFARPTSSGDKGIVVREDEGTHILTRRKVPITIKISKAKQGIEGISFCVEDMDPGRKMRVHKHLNNDELIFIHKGEGTLTLDEETIAVKTGDVVFVPRGIWHGLDNTGTENLRMVFQYSPAGFEEYFIENGTPAGMPAKERSDEAYALTEKKYGMVYRDKP; from the coding sequence ATGAACCACATCCAACAACCTCGTCGAAAATTTCTCCGGGTAGGAGTAGTAGGATTTTGTACTGCTTTCTTTGCCCAGCTCCCAAAACTCAGTTTTGCAAGGCCAACGTCCAGTGGCGACAAAGGTATTGTCGTACGGGAAGACGAAGGAACCCATATTTTAACGAGACGCAAAGTGCCGATCACTATAAAAATATCCAAAGCGAAGCAAGGCATAGAGGGTATTTCATTTTGCGTTGAAGACATGGACCCCGGGCGCAAGATGCGTGTTCATAAACATCTGAATAATGATGAACTTATTTTTATCCACAAAGGAGAGGGCACGCTGACATTGGATGAAGAGACCATTGCCGTAAAGACCGGAGATGTTGTATTTGTTCCCAGAGGTATCTGGCATGGCCTTGACAACACCGGCACAGAAAACCTGCGCATGGTTTTTCAATATTCACCCGCGGGATTTGAAGAATATTTTATAGAGAATGGCACGCCGGCCGGAATGCCGGCCAAAGAAAGAAGTGACGAAGCGTATGCGTTGACGGAGAAGAAATATGGGATGGTTTATAGGGATAAGCCGTGA
- a CDS encoding class I SAM-dependent methyltransferase, which yields MKSSQWVDWDVGKGKLSAKEKQNIEPTHKLATNGLDLGNLRLPSPTGISEMKTCLEAIGKNPALFSEDNFKDRMDAIEFIECQVLGQLELMLQKTDDPDQLTVLKQGAENVRSRLEKTNVALFERLRENIRSKRYTENDFRNLIHEYVESDLNPVGQREAIGYDNLDIFLNGLSTFLPMPEPTKHLEPEMVHYQKTPARIILELAEKSTFTKEDVFFDLGSGLGQVAILVNLLSGVPARGVEFEPAFCQYASACASQLNLSNVTFIHADAREVDYSEGTVFFLYTPFEGKMLQTVLGILEKESRDRKIKIFTYGPCTIKVAEQGWLDFFGTDVNDLYALGVFHSR from the coding sequence ATGAAATCATCTCAATGGGTTGACTGGGACGTCGGAAAAGGCAAACTTAGCGCGAAAGAAAAACAGAACATCGAACCGACGCATAAGTTGGCCACAAACGGATTGGACCTCGGCAACCTTCGCCTTCCATCCCCCACGGGCATCTCCGAAATGAAGACGTGCCTGGAGGCCATCGGAAAAAATCCAGCCCTCTTCAGCGAGGACAACTTTAAAGACAGAATGGACGCGATCGAATTCATCGAGTGCCAGGTTCTCGGTCAGCTTGAATTAATGCTGCAAAAAACAGACGACCCGGATCAACTGACTGTACTGAAACAAGGCGCCGAGAACGTCAGGTCTCGCCTGGAGAAAACGAATGTTGCCTTGTTTGAAAGGCTCCGCGAAAACATCCGGAGCAAAAGATATACTGAAAATGATTTCAGAAACCTGATTCACGAATACGTCGAATCTGATTTGAATCCCGTGGGACAACGGGAGGCGATTGGCTACGATAACCTCGATATTTTTCTCAATGGGCTATCGACGTTTCTTCCTATGCCTGAACCGACCAAGCACCTGGAACCGGAAATGGTGCATTATCAAAAGACACCCGCCCGGATCATCCTGGAGTTGGCGGAAAAATCTACGTTCACAAAAGAAGATGTTTTTTTTGATCTGGGCTCGGGCTTAGGCCAGGTAGCCATCCTGGTAAATCTTCTCAGCGGCGTTCCGGCGAGGGGCGTTGAATTTGAGCCCGCGTTTTGCCAGTATGCCAGCGCATGTGCTAGCCAGCTGAACCTATCAAACGTCACCTTCATCCATGCAGATGCACGTGAAGTTGACTATTCGGAAGGCACGGTATTTTTTTTGTATACGCCTTTTGAAGGTAAGATGCTGCAGACGGTATTGGGGATTTTGGAGAAGGAATCGCGAGACCGGAAAATCAAGATCTTCACGTATGGGCCATGCACCATTAAAGTGGCTGAACAAGGTTGGCTGGATTTTTTTGGAACCGATGTTAATGATCTATACGCGTTGGGTGTTTTTCATAGTCGTTAA